The region AAATGTTCAAAGAAACCACAGTTGCTGGGTGCATGTGGGCATCTCAGTCAGACCCAAAGAAGAGCAGTTCAGGAGAGGACCGTGCTGGCACAGGCAGGGAACAGGACAGGCAGAGGTGGGGACAGAATGTGTCCCGCAGAGGTGGAGGAGCAACACTGCTGCACTGAGCTGGACGCTGACATTATTGTCAGCCCTGAATGATATAAACAACAAATAACAGATTGGAGAAGTGAAAAAGTACCGATGACAAAATATGACACACTCACATTTGTATGGTACAATACAGatagaaaacacatttatttatctaCTGAGCTGTTAGGACGAATACCTGAAATCCAGTGCTGCACCATAAAACCAATAACAtcaatatgcacacacacatatatacagttgAAGAGAGTCTAAATTATTAAACACCAGTCCTTCAGTTGCCTAAGCTCAAGGGAAAATTCAAGTAAAACTTATACAATTCAAagctgaatgaaaaaaatatatagtagaGGTAGGGTAGGGCAGCAATTCTCCACTCGGCACAGGCAAACTTCTGTCTGTACTTACGAAAAATTCCCAACAAAACACTGAGACCAACTGAGAAATTCTTTGACTTTTAACTTCAACTTACCAAAGATCGAAGTCTGAAAAGCATTGTGGCCCCACACACACTGATGATGGCTTAGGCCGAAACGCGTCTGTGTAAGACATGTAAGACATGGTTcgaataaatttataaaatagagtgcgttttttttctcttttataccacacacactcacacaaagaaCAATCTTTCTACAATCACTCAAGTTAATGTCTTACTCAGGTTTGTTCCCTCCCAAGCATTTTAaggataaaatacacaaataaatatatttaatattgaataaataaGAACAAACTGTTTTACATACGTATGCACTGATACATAAGTGAATTGCCACTAGATCATTGACCAAAATGTATAATTGACAAGTTAATTATTATCTTTACTCAGTAGCCACATAATATAGTTAGCAAATCTAATATTTGTCATTGttgtgatggattttttttttttcaatcaaaaccgtatttgcatttattaacaaaaacactgataaatagaagcatttattttcttctttattcaaattatttggaCTGGCCTTCTAACTATGCTGAAAACACCTTAAACcatagaaagtttaaaaatggATGACAATCTGTTGGTTTCAGGTTGACAGACTAATCCATTATAGGGTTGAAAAGAAAGTCACATCTGACAGTCTTAGAACATAAGATTTTGGCTTTGACatcacaataaacaataaataccaCACATATACCCAGATAAACCAGGTCAAGAAGGTTATATTGCACAAAATATCACACTCAGATAAATCAATTATATATCAAAGAGGTTTCCTTTTTTTATCTTCTCAAAAGATACACTGGTAAACACCtctaaacaaaaatatgttcCAGAAGTGATGCGTCGCCACTGTTTCAGGATCAGACTAAGTGTTGCTTATTTCACTTGACTGTGATCGAAGACTattacaaatgaaatgaaaagcaaAAGGCCCAAATCATGAcaatttgtgttaaaaaaaaccaACCCTGAAAACATCTTAATGACATCTGAGCTGTTAAATAAAATTGGCCCCTTTAAATCACCTCTTAAAAGTCTTCTAAAGCCCCACTGGCCATATAGAACAATGCAGAAGGTTTATGACACATACTATTTTAAAACTTGTATCAGTCAAACAACACCCCTCTTTTCATGTGCCAATCTGATAGTTATTAGTGACAGGAGGGGATAGTAAAAGAGTGTAATAAAACTGCTCAGAAAATCACTGGACCCAATTACTCTGctacaatacaatatataaagCACATGCAGTGAAGACTGAAAGTAGGCTGCTTATAGGCTGCAAAACACTGAATACACAGGGAGCTGTCGCCCATAAAAGAAAACCGTTCTCTTTGTGCTGGGTCGGATTTATGGTTATTAGGGAGCCATCATCATcatagaggtgtgtgtgtgtgtttgtgtgttcttagACCTCTAATAATGCTGAATGGGAGTATAGAAGAAACTGTCCTATTGGGTGGGAGTGTTAGGCCCAGATAGTGTGTTTTTTGTGTATTACGCGTGTataaactaataattattatCCAGTTTTTagggaaaaattatataaataaataaataaataaatgtatatatattatcatcTTTGTAACTTTTGCCAGTTCACTCTTAATATTCATAAGAAGGCATTaataagcatgtgtatgtgttttcCAGTGGTCGTCCTTTGTCTTTCATTAGTGTGCTGCTCAACACGGATTGTCGGATGTTTGGCAGCCCATGTTGGAGTATTTGACCTGCACTTTGAATAGTGTGCCGTCTGCACACATGCAAAGTTTATACCTCTCCAGACCCTCATTGAAGTACAGGTCTCCCCTTAAAGAGGAGTTTGGTATACGTGAAGGACTGAACATCACTGAGCCATTTAGAATGATGCTGTTTTCCTGtatagaaagacaaaaaaaaaaaactttaatacactcaaattatatgtttacatttacactaccattcaaaagtttatacACTATAGTTAGAAATTATAGCGATAGTAATTAgaaattatatcattatatcattatatttagtataagtactaaatcagcatattagaatgattactgaaggatcatgtaaaactgaaaactgaagtaattACTGATATCTTAATGGATGATGatcttatttagtattttttttttttttgagaaaaaagttaacatgcaactaaaaaaattaagaaaaactttttaaatcttttaactACTTACCGCTTTTAGCTCAATGTCACCACCCATGCTGAACTCCACGGTTTTGCCCATGATGTAAACTCCCTCATTGCCACGGATAATGGCCTTACCATCTCCTTTGATGGTGAGGTCAGACGATGCGTTACTTGTGATCTGCAAAGGACGGCACTGAGTCACGGTACAAACACAACTCATGTGTGTCTAATCAAAAGACCTAGATTAAGACGATCATAAATCTCATGTTAAAAGTCTTTTCATATGTGAGACTTGTCCTGACATATAAGTGATACATGCCATGTGATCAGGCACTACTATTTTAATTTGTACTCAGTTATTCAAGTTTCATAAGTCCGTGAGTCAGGACTACGAGTACTTTTGCTTACTCTCTCAGTAGAGGCTTTCTTCACGTTGAGAACCTTGACCTCTTTGGGCAGGTGGAACTCATGGTTGTCGAAGTCAGTGCTGAAGAAAGTCGTTTGAGTGCGGGGGTCAGTAAAGGAAATGCCCAAGTCACTGACGATAGACGTCTTGTCTTCCTCTACGCTCAGCTTGGTGTTGCCCTGCTGGAACACCACCTGTAACTCACACAGAGAACACCGAAATCAATACACTTTCTCATGTCATCACTCAGAGCATACAGACTTGTTGAAAGAAAGTCAGATCCTATGCTGACTGACTGGATTATTGTTGCCAGTAATGACAAGGTCCTGGTCCTTCCTGCCGCCCACTGTGCTCTTGTGTAGAGGGTGGATAACGCCCATATCAGCCTTCTGTTTGAAGCGTAGCAGTCCACTCTCGTGAAACTCCATACTTTCACAACCTCCAGGACCTATCCGTATCACTGTCCATATCACCAGTGTTATCTATAAAACACAGATAATGTATAACAGTCTCTGTATTCAGTGAGCAGTAGAGATGTAACTCAAGTGATCTGAATGTTTTCTTATCTTACTTATTATgatcaatattaaaaacagttgtgctgcttaatatatattttttcagaattctctgatgaatagaaagctcaataaaaaacatttctttgaaatataaatctttcatGATATTATGCTTTTGTTTTCACTtatgatccatttaatgcatccaaAATTATTTGATGCTAGTTTTTGAGTATATCATATCATTTTAATATCACAGACACAACAAAGAACTGATAAACTCACAATGAGGTTGATGAGCGCAAGCAGAAAAAGTAGGATGATAATGCCAATGGCAATGATGCCCTTGCGACCCCTCAGTCCTGTTTTGTGGAGCCGCTCCTCCTCAATCGGAACATATCCAGCCTTAAAATTACTGTTGTGCTCTTTATTAACTGATCTACACTCAATAGACTTCTCCCTCATGGACTTCTTCACAGGAGCATTTGGGAATTCCTGTGGATATAAGGAAAAGAAGAAGGTATATGATGTCAGATGGTACAATTAATGTCTGTTTTACAAGACACTCCATTACTGCCACCAGTGGTTTACCATACAAGAACCCCTCCAAAGCTTTACTTAAACAATTTTCAATTAAGATATTTTCTAGGCTGCAGTGATGAGTTTGGGTGTAAAATATCAGTTATGCCAGtatgcattaatattattatggtaGACCAAACGTACTTAAGCCacaattaaaatttgtatttttccaATTACCTTCCACCATCTGTTTCCAAGGTAAATTTTTAGTAGATACAAGATCTGTTATCCTCAAGTTCACTGAAGTGTTTCAGCATAATAATAACCAATGGTGTAGTTCATTTTAGCATGTTCACTAATAATTGACAACCACACAATGtcaaatacttttacattttgttctaaacaacattttttataattgaatttTTAACATATCTATTTGTGATTATGCTTAAAATACATATtcaagttttatatttcattacattttaatattttatatttaattacgtTACTCAGAGTTAGTTTTAAGCATGTCTTAAGTGCCGTAATACTTTTGAGACCAATACTAGTTTATATTCTCAGTaattaataatcatataatataattcataatgGATACAGCACTAGATAGTGGCAAACGATTTTCAAGTTAAAGGGAGTAATAGGGTAGGCTACAAAGGAGTCTCTAATTTggaaataagcaaaaaaaaaaaaaaaaaaaaaacatattctagcatatcacaattttttttttttttttaagcaaatagatattcttttagaattaattaataataaatgcacattCATGCTATTACAGTGTGACGGTGACGGCTAAAAAAGAAAGCAGTGTTGCTGTCTTCAGGAATGCAGCAGATGAGTCCGTGTGTCTGTGtgcctaaaaataaaatgacacagCTCTATCCTCTATAATAAACACGAGCGAATGCTTTTGATTTTAGAGCTCCAACGTATCAATATTCAGTATAACAACAGCAAACTGTAACCCTGCAATATTAATTCACAGACATGGTTTCAATTTTAAAGTTATTATACATCGCTCGTTTTAACGCTCAAAATCGCTTGAAAAGCAATGCAAGagaaaagataaaaaattaaCGCTGAAAACAGACCTGCACTGACGCCATGttgagtttctctctctctgccagcagcttctttactgtctatgggagAAATCCATGGAGAAACCGAGAAACCCCAAACCACTGCGAGAGAACCGTTATcatcttcttctcttttttttggcGGAAGGCAACTACTTTTTAAAGTGCATAACCGCCACCC is a window of Carassius auratus strain Wakin chromosome 45, ASM336829v1, whole genome shotgun sequence DNA encoding:
- the LOC113063311 gene encoding beta-sarcoglycan-like, whose product is MASVQEFPNAPVKKSMREKSIECRSVNKEHNSNFKAGYVPIEEERLHKTGLRGRKGIIAIGIIILLFLLALINLIITLVIWTVIRIGPGGCESMEFHESGLLRFKQKADMGVIHPLHKSTVGGRKDQDLVITGNNNPVVFQQGNTKLSVEEDKTSIVSDLGISFTDPRTQTTFFSTDFDNHEFHLPKEVKVLNVKKASTERITSNASSDLTIKGDGKAIIRGNEGVYIMGKTVEFSMGGDIELKAENSIILNGSVMFSPSRIPNSSLRGDLYFNEGLERYKLCMCADGTLFKVQVKYSNMGCQTSDNPC